The genome window GCCAACATGATGAAATCCAAATCCTCAAACCTTCCCCAGAAACTTTTTCAGGAAAAAACCAAGGTATACAACGATTATCTGTCTTATGTGAAGAATGCATTACACACCAATGAGGAAATTTTGCTCAAGCTGGATCAGTTGTTACTTGAGATTTCACGCCTCGACAGCTTTGAAGCAGGAGATATTGAACAGATGCCTTGTATGCAGGAGATTGATCAGTTAATCAAGCACACCAAATTATACAGACAGTGAGGGGTTGCTCGTATGGCCAAGAAGGGAAAGTTTTTTTTCATATCGATTGTAATGCTGGTACTCGTATTTGGTCTGGTCTATGCAGGAATAACATTAACATCGAACTTTGGCAAGTCGACCACACAGGTGAGCACAGAGAATGCAGGTAAGGAACTGGGCAAACTGTACGCAAACATTGCACCAGCGACGGCAGAACCGGTCAAAGGACAGATTGATCTCGATCCGGTCGACGTAGCGGAATCGCTGCCGGATATCTCGAAATTCGCAATTGCCGTAGAGAATACAACGAATGATTACGTCGAAATATTCTCTTCCACGGAGAAGTCAGGCAGCGGGGTAGATGGCTGGTTAACTGAAGTGGGCGAGGAATTCAACAAAGCAAAAATTACCGTTGGCGGGAAACAGGTATCCGTCAAAATCCGCAACATTGCCTCCGGAACGGCTACCGATTATATCAAGTCGGGCAAGTATATACCTGATGCATTCACGCCTTCCAATGAACTGTGGGGCGAGATGGTTGAGGCCAGTGGGGTGAAAACAGAGATGGTTTCCAAGCGATTGGTTGGGAATGTCCCTGGTATTGTCATTTCCAAAGCCAAGTATGATGCACTGGTTGATACCTATGGCTCTGTGAATGTAAAAACCGTAACCGAAGCGATTGCCAATAATGAACTCGCGATGGGATATACCGATCCATTTGCCAGCTCCACAGGACTGAACTTCCTGGTGACTGCACTGAATACGTATGATAGCGCCAATCCACTGGGCGAGAAAGCTATTGAGGGATTTGAGAAATTCCAGACGAATGTACCGTTTACAGCCTCGACAACCATTCAGATGCGGGAAGCGGCCAAGTCAGGCAGACTGGATGCCTTTGTACTCGAATACCAGACATATGTGAATACCGCCGATCTGAAGAGTGGTTACGTCTTTACACCTTTTGGCGTGAGACATGACAGCCCGCTGTATGCACTGGGACAATTGCCGAAGAACAAACAGGAGATTATCCAAAAGTTTGCGGAATTTGTAACTCAGGCGAAGTATCAACAATCAGCGGAAGAGTTTGGTTTCAACGGGTTGCAGGATTACAAATCCGAACTGGCCACCGTGGATGGCGGCACGTTGTTGTCTGCACAGAAAGTATGGAAAGAAAAGAAAAACGGTAGCAAACCGATTGCCGCTGTGTTCGTGACGGATGTATCCGGAAGCATGGACGGCGAACCGCTTAACCGACTGAAGGAGTCCCTGCGCAAAGGTCAGAAGTACCTGGGTACAGACAACAGTATTGGCTTGGTTTCATACTCCAGTGGGGTAACCGTGAATCTGCCCATTGCCAAGTATGATACGAACCAACAGTCCATGTTTGTCGGAACAGTGGATAGTCTGCAAGCTGGCGGAGGGACGGCGACGTTTGACGGGATCGTGGTAGCGATGAAGATGTTGGAAGATTACATGGTTGCTAATCCAAACGTGAAGCCGTTAATCTTTGTCCTGAGTGATGGCGAGACCAATGAAGGTCATACCCTGAAGGATATCCGGGATCTGGTCGAGACGTACCAAGTGCCGATCTATACGATTGGGTACAACGCGGACATTAAGGCTCTGGAGAGCATCTCCAGCATTAACGAAGCGGCAAGCATCAATGCCGATACCGACGATGTCGTGTACAAGATCGGGAACCTGTTTAACGTACAGATGTAAATTTAAAGGGGGAACTTAGATGTCATTTTCAATGGAAATACCGAGCCAGAAGGAAATTCAGAAGGTGATTGAAGAAGAGGTGAAACCCGTGCCCGCCGAGGTCGCGGAGCTTCAACAAGTGGCGAATGCCAACGTAGAGATGATCATGACACTGGATCTCGAATCCCTGGAGAAGCGCAAAGAGATTCTGCAATCCATTGACGGCTTTGGCATGAACACGATGAGATCCTCTTCCGAGAAAAACGCCTTGCTTCAAGTCTCCGTTGGACATCTGTCCAAGACGGGAGACGAAGGCGGTCAGGTCGCCAAAGGTTTGACCGAGCTGCATATGCAACTGAAGGATCTCGACCCGAGCGTGGTCGACTTTGCCAAGACCGGTTTCCTTGGGAAATTGTTCAATCCGCTTCGCGCCTATTTCCTGAAATACCAGAAGGCTGACGCAGTCATCGCTGACATCGTAACCTCTTTGGATAAAGGCAGATCCACCCTGCGTAACGATAATACAACCCTGGAGATCGAACAACAGAACCTGAGAGAACTCACCAAACGACTGCAAAAGGAGATTCAGCTTGGCGTGCTCATGGATGAGTCCATCGACGCGCAGATTGAAGCAGCCAAGGTCCGCAATGAGGACCCAGAGAAAGTCCGCTTTATTACAGAGGAAGTGTTGTTCCCACTCCGTCAGCGGGTCATGGACCTGCAACAAATGCTAGTCGTGAACCAGCAGGGTATCATGGCGATTGAAGTGGTCATCCGTAACAACAAGGAGCTAATTCGAGGGGTAGACCGGGCCAAGAATGTAACGATCTCAGCACTGAAAATTGCCGTTACGGTAGCGAGTGCTTTGTATAATCAGAAGATTGTATTGCAGAAGATTGAATTGCTGAACCAGACAACCAATGATTTGATTGCCGGTACATCCAAAATGCTCAAGGATCAGGGGATTGCCATTCAGAAGCAGGCATATGAAGCCAGCATTTCCGTGGATACGATGAAACAGGCGTTCACCGATGTGTTGTCAGCACTCGATTCAATCAGTCTGTATAAGCAGGAAGCCTTGCCAAGAATGCGTGAAACGATTAACCAGTTCCGTGAGCTTGCAGATACTGGAGAGCAACAGATTCAGCGTTTGGAGAAGGGGCAGAAGCTAGGGCTGTAAACAGAAGAGAAAGAAATACAATGTCACTTGTTCGCTGGCTATCATTTGTATAATTAGAAAAAGCGATCGTTCCTCATTAAGCATGGGGAATGGTCGCTTTTTGGTTTTCTATAATTAGTTACTAACTGTCATATCCTAAACTTCTCGCATAAGCATATAACTGTTGTTCACACTGGTCCATTAGAACAGCAGCGGTGTTTACTTTTGCATTTCCCTGTTTCAGTAATGTGTAATTCACTTTGTTCTTGGAGACTGCTTTTTGGTACAACAGGTACCCTTCGAGCTGAGTGTAGCTTGCTTTGATAAATGTGGCGTGAATTTTCTTAATTTGCGGGTTGGCAGGCTTGATTTGTTTTGCCCTGGATACCAATTTCGTATAATTGGGGATCACTGTATTCGTAAGTTTAAGATACATGGACTTGCGGTTCGTTGAAGTTACCTGAGTGTCGATGCTTTCCAGAGCGGTAAACGCTTTGGCCTCATAAGTTTCAAGAGCAAATAATTGAGTAGTGTATTCTTTAAATTCTTCATAACTCTTATCTGAATCTGAATCTGAATCTGAATATGTAGAGGTTGCTACTTTGGCTGCATCAGCAGAAGCGGCTGGAGAGAAAAGAACTCCTCCAAGCAAAACAAAACTGGTAATCAATGATATAATCCACGACTTCTTCAAATGTATTGTCATCCTCCTTTGGTTGTATTCCACTGGATAACCTAACATATCATTATCAGAAATTACAGGAATACATTTACATAAAAATAGAGTTGCCGCTTTTTTTCAAAATCCCCCTCAATAATCATCTTTTAACACGACATTGTCAGGTCTGTAATGAATGATCTTGAATAACTCCTCGGCCATGTAGGCGGGGCTGTGCTTGAAATCCTGCCTGATCCACTCCATGATCATGCCGAATATCGCATGAGACTGGTAACTTGCCAACAGTTCATGGTTAATGTGCTGCGGGAAGATATGGTTCAGATCCTGTAAGGAGAGATCGCGAAGAACATCACAGATCATGCGTTGAAAGTTGGACGAAGCCTCGGAC of Paenibacillus sp. FSL R5-0517 contains these proteins:
- a CDS encoding toxic anion resistance protein, which gives rise to MSFSMEIPSQKEIQKVIEEEVKPVPAEVAELQQVANANVEMIMTLDLESLEKRKEILQSIDGFGMNTMRSSSEKNALLQVSVGHLSKTGDEGGQVAKGLTELHMQLKDLDPSVVDFAKTGFLGKLFNPLRAYFLKYQKADAVIADIVTSLDKGRSTLRNDNTTLEIEQQNLRELTKRLQKEIQLGVLMDESIDAQIEAAKVRNEDPEKVRFITEEVLFPLRQRVMDLQQMLVVNQQGIMAIEVVIRNNKELIRGVDRAKNVTISALKIAVTVASALYNQKIVLQKIELLNQTTNDLIAGTSKMLKDQGIAIQKQAYEASISVDTMKQAFTDVLSALDSISLYKQEALPRMRETINQFRELADTGEQQIQRLEKGQKLGL
- a CDS encoding VWA domain-containing protein encodes the protein MAKKGKFFFISIVMLVLVFGLVYAGITLTSNFGKSTTQVSTENAGKELGKLYANIAPATAEPVKGQIDLDPVDVAESLPDISKFAIAVENTTNDYVEIFSSTEKSGSGVDGWLTEVGEEFNKAKITVGGKQVSVKIRNIASGTATDYIKSGKYIPDAFTPSNELWGEMVEASGVKTEMVSKRLVGNVPGIVISKAKYDALVDTYGSVNVKTVTEAIANNELAMGYTDPFASSTGLNFLVTALNTYDSANPLGEKAIEGFEKFQTNVPFTASTTIQMREAAKSGRLDAFVLEYQTYVNTADLKSGYVFTPFGVRHDSPLYALGQLPKNKQEIIQKFAEFVTQAKYQQSAEEFGFNGLQDYKSELATVDGGTLLSAQKVWKEKKNGSKPIAAVFVTDVSGSMDGEPLNRLKESLRKGQKYLGTDNSIGLVSYSSGVTVNLPIAKYDTNQQSMFVGTVDSLQAGGGTATFDGIVVAMKMLEDYMVANPNVKPLIFVLSDGETNEGHTLKDIRDLVETYQVPIYTIGYNADIKALESISSINEAASINADTDDVVYKIGNLFNVQM